A window of Polaromonas hydrogenivorans contains these coding sequences:
- a CDS encoding DUF3885 domain-containing protein, whose product MLESKISIFQEQKYPLTWWCTEFGKTAPVGHALRQFLPLNWTRFHSLPESKRYPESEDEYLEIIRRNAMVASELFQIDEPIYVYKSYYRYEKKLRGKSRHQVAGRQLREDVSQLFINVGRSHQDEDNQCSVRALVTKWKPDFFERLIRQVAVFDEAGVSLVSPATKNIFCPYDGGMDIFTFSLNPAELENKFHSWLSVNSNKM is encoded by the coding sequence ATGCTGGAGAGCAAAATTTCAATTTTTCAAGAACAAAAATATCCGCTGACCTGGTGGTGTACTGAATTTGGTAAAACTGCGCCGGTCGGCCATGCTCTCAGGCAGTTTCTGCCTCTGAACTGGACTCGTTTTCACTCGCTGCCCGAATCCAAGCGCTATCCAGAATCGGAAGACGAGTATCTTGAAATCATCAGGCGGAATGCCATGGTCGCAAGCGAGCTATTTCAAATTGATGAGCCGATATATGTGTACAAATCTTATTACCGCTATGAGAAAAAATTACGCGGAAAGTCAAGGCATCAAGTTGCAGGCCGTCAACTAAGGGAAGATGTTTCCCAACTTTTTATTAATGTGGGTCGATCCCATCAAGACGAAGATAACCAATGCAGTGTTCGCGCTTTGGTTACGAAGTGGAAGCCTGACTTTTTCGAGCGCCTTATTCGTCAAGTTGCCGTATTTGACGAAGCGGGTGTTTCGCTGGTTTCGCCAGCAACTAAGAATATTTTTTGTCCCTATGATGGCGGAATGGACATCTTTACTTTCTCCCTCAATCCGGCTGAGCTTGAAAACAAATTTCACAGCTGGCTGTCCGTGAATTCAAACAAAATGTAG
- the vapC gene encoding type II toxin-antitoxin system tRNA(fMet)-specific endonuclease VapC translates to MILLDTNICIYIINARPAHVLARFHANRLGDIGLCSVVAAELAYGVAKSGSARNREALEMFLAPLEILPFDANAVWAYGELRADLERRGQPIGALDTMIAAHALSMHALLVTNNTREFSRVTGLQLDNWALEAQ, encoded by the coding sequence ATGATCCTGCTCGACACGAATATCTGTATCTACATCATCAATGCCCGGCCTGCGCATGTGCTGGCGCGCTTTCATGCCAACCGGCTGGGTGATATCGGCTTGTGCAGCGTGGTGGCCGCCGAGTTGGCCTACGGCGTAGCCAAGAGCGGCTCCGCGCGCAACCGGGAAGCGCTGGAGATGTTTTTGGCGCCGCTGGAGATTTTGCCTTTCGATGCCAATGCCGTGTGGGCCTATGGCGAGCTGCGCGCCGATCTGGAGCGCCGGGGGCAGCCCATAGGCGCACTCGACACCATGATTGCCGCGCATGCCTTGAGCATGCATGCGCTTCTGGTCACCAACAACACGCGTGAGTTTTCGCGGGTGACGGGGCTGCAATTGGACAACTGGGCGCTTGAGGCACAGTAG